A window of Phycobacter azelaicus contains these coding sequences:
- a CDS encoding CoxG family protein: MQMSDQKEIAAPPAEVYAALLTPEVLKACVPGATEVTGSPEDGFEATVTQKVGPVKATFKGQVTLSDLVPGEKLTIAGEGKGGAAGFAKGGAVVSLAPSEVGTLLSYEVEAKVGGKLAQLGSRIIDGFAKKMADQFFVNLQTHLAPEGEESEVEARASERKKGWFKKITGA, encoded by the coding sequence ATGCAGATGAGTGACCAAAAAGAAATCGCAGCTCCCCCGGCCGAGGTCTATGCGGCGCTTTTGACGCCTGAGGTTCTGAAAGCCTGCGTTCCTGGCGCAACCGAGGTCACCGGCTCCCCGGAAGACGGGTTCGAGGCTACGGTCACCCAAAAGGTTGGCCCGGTGAAAGCCACCTTCAAAGGCCAGGTGACGCTGTCGGACCTCGTACCCGGCGAAAAGCTGACCATCGCCGGTGAGGGCAAAGGAGGCGCTGCGGGCTTTGCCAAGGGCGGAGCGGTCGTGAGCTTGGCCCCTTCGGAGGTAGGAACTTTGCTGTCCTACGAGGTCGAGGCCAAGGTCGGTGGCAAGCTGGCGCAGTTGGGCAGCCGGATCATCGACGGCTTTGCCAAAAAGATGGCGGACCAGTTCTTTGTCAATCTGCAGACGCATCTCGCTCCCGAAGGCGAAGAAAGCGAAGTTGAGGCAAGGGCCTCCGAAAGGAAAAAAGGCTGGTTCAAGAAAATCACGGGCGCCTGA
- a CDS encoding NAD(P)-dependent oxidoreductase translates to MKIVVFGASGAVGNATLREALNRGHSVTAVARDPNRLTALSPKVRSAPLDLLSQSEAAADLAKGHDILISALRPAEGREADLVPLTRAVLDAARANGIPALITGGAALLKLADGSGHTVLSAPDFLPAEVRPIAEACAAQDALLEQENEACWTCLRPPAMLLEGERRGQYALGTDTLVTDMDGQSQISYADFAVAMMDLAEAPQAPRRRLTAGWVAPAPALQPT, encoded by the coding sequence ATGAAAATCGTTGTCTTTGGCGCCAGTGGCGCTGTTGGGAATGCCACGCTGCGCGAAGCGCTGAACCGTGGACACAGCGTGACCGCCGTTGCACGGGACCCAAATCGCCTGACGGCTTTGTCTCCCAAGGTGCGCAGCGCACCGCTTGATTTGCTCAGCCAGTCTGAGGCAGCAGCCGATCTTGCAAAAGGCCATGACATCCTGATCAGCGCCTTGCGTCCTGCCGAAGGCCGGGAAGCAGATCTGGTGCCGCTGACCCGCGCCGTGCTGGATGCCGCGCGCGCCAATGGCATTCCTGCTCTGATCACCGGAGGGGCTGCGCTATTGAAACTTGCAGACGGCAGCGGCCACACGGTTCTGAGCGCGCCAGACTTCTTGCCCGCCGAAGTGCGCCCGATCGCCGAAGCCTGCGCCGCGCAGGATGCTCTGCTGGAACAAGAAAATGAGGCCTGCTGGACCTGCCTGCGCCCTCCAGCGATGCTGCTCGAGGGCGAGCGCCGTGGCCAGTATGCACTGGGCACCGACACCCTGGTGACCGATATGGACGGACAATCGCAGATTTCATATGCAGATTTTGCCGTTGCCATGATGGATCTTGCCGAGGCGCCTCAAGCCCCGCGTCGACGCCTGACCGCAGGCTGGGTAGCTCCCGCGCCAGCCCTGCAGCCGACCTGA
- a CDS encoding crotonase/enoyl-CoA hydratase family protein, whose translation MTTVAYEKDGRIGRITLNRPNVMNAIDDRMPQDLAAAVARADADPGVHVMVLSGAGEAFCAGYDLAYYAEGNGSGEATQAMPWDPIKDYRFMWENTQHFMSLWRAVKPVVCKVHGFAVAGGSDIALCADMTIMAEEAQIGYMPARVWGCPTTAMWVYRLGAEKAKRMLFTGDKISGREAADTGLILKAVPQEQLDDAVEELAARMATVPINQLAMQKMVINQAIEQTGMMQTQRLATIFDGITRHSPEGIAFKERSEEMGWKHTVRERDEGTYDWTLKEELPKGNR comes from the coding sequence GTGACAACCGTAGCATATGAAAAAGACGGTCGGATCGGGCGGATTACGCTGAACCGGCCGAATGTGATGAACGCGATCGACGACCGGATGCCGCAGGATCTTGCTGCGGCAGTGGCGCGGGCGGATGCAGATCCCGGGGTGCATGTGATGGTGCTCTCGGGCGCGGGGGAAGCCTTCTGCGCAGGATATGACCTTGCGTACTATGCTGAAGGCAACGGGTCCGGTGAAGCAACGCAAGCAATGCCTTGGGACCCCATCAAGGATTACCGGTTCATGTGGGAGAATACTCAGCATTTCATGTCGCTCTGGCGTGCGGTGAAGCCCGTGGTCTGCAAGGTGCACGGTTTCGCCGTGGCGGGTGGGTCTGACATCGCGCTGTGCGCCGATATGACGATCATGGCCGAGGAGGCTCAAATCGGCTACATGCCTGCCCGCGTCTGGGGGTGTCCCACCACAGCCATGTGGGTCTATCGGCTGGGTGCCGAAAAGGCGAAGCGGATGCTGTTCACCGGGGACAAGATCTCCGGGCGCGAGGCGGCGGATACGGGTCTGATTTTGAAGGCCGTGCCTCAGGAACAATTGGATGATGCAGTGGAGGAGCTCGCTGCGCGGATGGCAACGGTTCCGATCAATCAGCTAGCCATGCAAAAGATGGTGATCAACCAGGCTATCGAGCAGACTGGCATGATGCAGACGCAACGGCTGGCCACCATCTTTGACGGGATCACGCGGCATTCTCCCGAGGGGATCGCCTTCAAGGAACGCTCCGAGGAAATGGGTTGGAAGCACACGGTTCGGGAGCGGGATGAGGGCACCTATGACTGGACGCTCAAAGAGGAACTTCCGAAAGGAAACCGTTAA
- a CDS encoding helix-turn-helix domain-containing protein encodes MSNALKIRSYNLFGETDELADVLHVETIRSRSEQHDWELSPHRHARLHQVLFMTSGGGTVDLDGTGHNLPAPCFVNIPRGVVHGYRFEPETSGWVATFPSDLLDHSIRNGEGVRKPLDHACVKPLPTDLRAMAETLYREYHGQNFARAQLLRSLAGSLTALVARYIYEAEGQARTDAGNPIFSRFEILVETHFRTRRPLADYASDLAVSPTHLNRIVHQVTGQSASHLVNERMLREARRMLLYTSLSAAQIAYELGFSDPAHFSRVFTKGTGMPPRRFRTRLGEAD; translated from the coding sequence ATGTCAAACGCACTTAAGATCCGCAGCTACAATCTCTTCGGGGAAACGGACGAACTGGCGGATGTTCTGCATGTGGAGACCATTCGCTCCCGCTCGGAGCAGCACGACTGGGAACTGTCCCCGCATCGGCACGCCAGACTGCATCAGGTCCTTTTCATGACAAGCGGCGGCGGCACGGTCGATCTGGACGGAACCGGCCACAACCTGCCTGCGCCATGTTTCGTCAATATTCCTCGGGGCGTCGTGCATGGCTATCGGTTCGAGCCTGAGACCAGCGGCTGGGTGGCAACATTTCCATCGGATCTTCTGGATCACTCAATCCGCAACGGCGAAGGGGTACGCAAACCTCTCGATCACGCCTGCGTCAAGCCGCTTCCAACGGATTTGCGTGCCATGGCCGAAACTCTGTACCGTGAGTACCATGGGCAGAACTTTGCACGGGCTCAATTGTTGCGATCACTGGCAGGCAGTCTGACGGCCCTTGTGGCGCGCTACATATACGAGGCCGAGGGACAAGCCCGCACGGATGCGGGAAATCCGATCTTCTCGCGCTTCGAGATCCTCGTCGAAACGCATTTTCGAACCCGTAGGCCGCTGGCAGACTATGCCAGCGATCTTGCAGTTTCTCCAACGCATCTTAACCGGATCGTACATCAGGTGACAGGCCAGTCAGCCTCGCACCTGGTGAATGAGCGCATGTTGAGAGAAGCCCGCCGGATGCTTCTTTACACCTCGCTCAGCGCCGCCCAGATCGCATATGAACTGGGATTCAGCGATCCGGCACATTTCAGCCGCGTGTTCACCAAGGGTACTGGCATGCCGCCGCGTCGGTTTCGCACCCGATTGGGCGAGGCCGACTGA
- a CDS encoding ABC transporter permease: MNWMAVASIYRFEMARFFRTLMQSFLSPVLSTSLYFVVFGAAIGSRIDQVEGIAYGAFIVPGLIMLSVMTQSISNASFGIYFPKFIGTVYELLSAPVSFLEIVLGYVGAAATKALFIGLVILGTASLFVDLSIAHPGAMVLFLLLTCLSFALLGFIIGIWAKNFEQLQLVPLLIVTPLVFLGGSFYSISMLPPIWQKITLFNPVVYLISGFRWSFFGTSDVPVMTSLLAIGGFTCMCLAVIWWIFKTGWRIRS; this comes from the coding sequence ATGAACTGGATGGCGGTTGCATCGATTTATCGTTTTGAAATGGCGCGCTTCTTTCGCACGCTGATGCAAAGCTTCCTATCGCCGGTGCTGTCAACTTCGCTCTATTTCGTGGTCTTTGGTGCTGCCATCGGCAGCCGGATCGACCAGGTTGAAGGCATCGCTTATGGCGCCTTCATCGTGCCCGGGCTGATTATGCTGAGCGTGATGACGCAAAGCATCTCGAATGCGTCTTTCGGGATCTACTTCCCCAAGTTTATCGGCACGGTTTACGAGCTGTTGTCCGCTCCGGTCAGTTTTCTTGAGATCGTTCTTGGTTATGTCGGGGCGGCGGCGACCAAGGCCCTGTTCATTGGTCTGGTTATCCTTGGCACTGCGTCGCTTTTTGTGGATCTGAGCATCGCGCACCCCGGCGCGATGGTATTGTTCCTGTTGCTGACCTGCCTTAGTTTTGCCCTTTTGGGTTTTATCATCGGGATCTGGGCCAAGAATTTTGAGCAGCTGCAACTGGTGCCGCTGTTGATCGTCACGCCGCTGGTATTTCTGGGCGGGTCTTTCTATTCGATCTCGATGCTGCCGCCGATCTGGCAGAAAATCACGCTGTTCAACCCGGTGGTCTACCTGATCTCGGGATTCCGCTGGTCGTTCTTTGGCACCTCGGATGTGCCGGTGATGACGAGCCTTTTGGCTATCGGCGGATTCACCTGCATGTGTCTTGCGGTGATCTGGTGGATCTTCAAAACCGGTTGGCGCATCCGGTCCTGA
- a CDS encoding ABC transporter ATP-binding protein, whose translation MSAILSIRDLRKTYEGGFEALKGATLDIEEGEILALLGPNGAGKTTLISTVCGITTPTSGSVTVGGHDIAQDFRAARRLIGLVPQEINLEPFEMVWNSVRFSRGLFGKPKNDALLERILKKLSLWDKRKSQIKELSGGMKRRVLIAKALSHEPRILFLDEPTAGVDVELRKDMWEVVRELKADGVTIILTTHYIEEAEAIADRVGVITNGQILLVEDTVTLMAQMGQKQLEVQLSAPIDAIPEALSSYGLELSRDGAALIYTYDTRAERTGITALLNDVAGAGLVLADVVTRQSSLEDIFVGLVAGEQS comes from the coding sequence ATGTCAGCGATCCTGTCCATCCGCGATCTGCGAAAGACCTATGAGGGCGGCTTCGAGGCGCTGAAAGGCGCTACGCTCGATATAGAAGAGGGCGAGATCCTTGCCTTGCTCGGGCCCAACGGTGCGGGCAAAACGACGCTGATCTCCACGGTCTGCGGGATCACAACACCCACCTCCGGTAGTGTCACAGTAGGCGGCCACGACATCGCGCAGGACTTCCGCGCCGCGCGCCGCCTGATCGGGTTAGTGCCGCAGGAAATCAATCTTGAACCATTCGAGATGGTCTGGAATTCGGTGCGCTTTTCGCGCGGGCTGTTTGGCAAACCAAAGAACGATGCCCTTCTTGAGCGAATCCTCAAAAAGCTGTCGCTCTGGGACAAGCGCAAGAGCCAGATCAAGGAACTTTCAGGCGGCATGAAGCGACGCGTGCTGATTGCAAAGGCGCTGAGCCATGAGCCGCGTATCCTGTTTCTGGATGAGCCGACTGCCGGGGTCGATGTGGAGCTTCGCAAGGATATGTGGGAGGTCGTGCGCGAGTTGAAAGCGGATGGTGTCACCATCATCCTGACCACCCACTACATCGAAGAGGCTGAGGCGATTGCCGACCGGGTTGGGGTGATCACCAATGGACAGATCCTGCTGGTCGAGGACACGGTCACCCTGATGGCGCAGATGGGGCAAAAGCAGCTTGAGGTGCAGCTGAGCGCGCCCATAGACGCAATCCCAGAGGCTCTGTCGTCCTATGGGCTGGAGCTCTCGCGGGATGGCGCAGCCCTCATCTACACCTATGACACACGGGCCGAGCGTACCGGCATCACCGCTCTTTTGAATGATGTTGCGGGCGCGGGGCTGGTGCTGGCGGATGTGGTGACACGTCAGTCCAGCCTAGAGGATATCTTTGTGGGTCTCGTGGCAGGAGAGCAGTCATGA
- a CDS encoding winged helix-turn-helix transcriptional regulator: MKWHDMKDAACPVARAMGVIGDRWTLLILRECFLGERRFDGFQKRLGITRHLLAERLKRLESMGLLNRQPYQERPLRHEYRLTDSGKAFAPVMLSLQDWARKNLPCDDVPPISFVLRDEDAEIDPVLTDRRTGQELNHRSVLMRYRKPPLPSA; encoded by the coding sequence ATGAAATGGCATGACATGAAAGACGCCGCCTGCCCCGTTGCACGGGCCATGGGCGTGATTGGAGATCGCTGGACCTTGTTGATTCTCAGGGAATGCTTCCTGGGAGAACGCAGGTTTGACGGCTTTCAGAAGCGTCTCGGCATCACCCGGCATCTGCTGGCAGAGCGGCTGAAGAGGCTTGAGTCAATGGGTCTCCTCAACCGTCAGCCTTATCAAGAGCGTCCCTTGCGACACGAATACCGACTGACCGATTCGGGCAAGGCCTTCGCTCCCGTCATGCTGTCCTTGCAGGATTGGGCGCGAAAGAACTTGCCCTGTGACGATGTCCCGCCAATTTCCTTTGTCCTACGAGATGAGGATGCCGAAATTGACCCGGTTCTCACTGACAGGCGAACGGGTCAGGAGCTCAACCATCGCTCGGTTCTGATGCGATATCGAAAACCTCCTCTACCGTCAGCCTGA
- a CDS encoding MaoC family dehydratase N-terminal domain-containing protein, whose translation MIDTSFIGHVTTPYQVTVEKGRLRDFARATGQSDRVYLDEAVAQAAGYRSLLAPPTYLFSLDLDREDPFYFITLLKIDIAKVLHGEQAFTYGAPICAGDTITLVSEVTDIYAKKGGAMEFVHLKTSATNQLGEDVGSMTRTVIVRHPQ comes from the coding sequence ATGATCGACACCTCCTTCATCGGCCACGTGACCACGCCATATCAGGTCACGGTTGAGAAAGGTCGGTTGCGGGATTTCGCCCGCGCCACCGGCCAGAGTGACCGCGTCTATCTGGATGAGGCGGTCGCGCAAGCGGCAGGCTATCGCAGCCTGCTTGCGCCGCCCACCTATCTCTTTTCGCTCGATCTGGATCGGGAGGATCCCTTCTATTTCATCACGCTCTTGAAGATCGACATCGCAAAGGTGCTGCACGGCGAACAGGCCTTTACCTACGGCGCGCCGATCTGCGCCGGGGACACCATCACCCTCGTGAGCGAAGTCACTGACATCTACGCCAAGAAAGGCGGCGCCATGGAGTTCGTGCATCTGAAAACCTCGGCCACCAACCAGCTGGGCGAAGATGTCGGCAGCATGACCCGCACCGTGATCGTGAGGCACCCGCAATGA
- a CDS encoding alpha/beta hydrolase, which yields MVSGTSTMKSTRRPPPLLAVIQAVSGMLGTISPSAASALLARVFTTPRRQKLSSEEKKWLTAAAARPIRLKSGAEIPLYEWRAVPRGFGVLDEAPLPTVLLVHGMSGRAAQLGGFAAPLVAAGFRVVAFDAPGHGAAAGRRSSLPEMLWVTEEVAAKLGPLDGIVAHSNGAAATIAALGRGMRVKRVALLAPPTDLERYLGKVARLLGFGDRVARGAQHRLERRYGVPFSALKGTDLAPGLSQPALIVHDNGDRIVPASEGRALADNWPGAKLHVTAGLGHGRILRDEAVISRVVEHLAPQRKAPAR from the coding sequence ATGGTCAGTGGCACCTCAACGATGAAATCAACCCGCCGCCCGCCGCCTCTGCTTGCGGTGATTCAGGCCGTGTCCGGGATGCTTGGGACAATCTCTCCGTCTGCGGCGTCAGCACTTTTGGCGCGGGTGTTCACAACACCGCGGCGGCAAAAACTATCATCCGAGGAAAAGAAGTGGCTCACCGCAGCGGCCGCGCGTCCAATACGGCTGAAGTCAGGGGCTGAGATTCCGCTGTATGAATGGCGCGCCGTGCCGCGCGGGTTTGGTGTGCTGGATGAAGCGCCGCTGCCGACCGTTCTTCTGGTGCATGGCATGTCTGGTCGTGCGGCGCAGCTTGGCGGCTTTGCCGCGCCCTTGGTTGCGGCGGGATTTCGCGTGGTGGCCTTTGATGCGCCCGGCCACGGGGCGGCGGCTGGGCGTCGCAGTTCCTTGCCGGAAATGCTTTGGGTTACAGAAGAGGTTGCCGCGAAACTGGGTCCGCTGGATGGCATTGTGGCCCACTCTAATGGTGCGGCTGCCACGATTGCGGCGCTTGGGCGGGGAATGCGGGTCAAGCGGGTTGCCCTATTGGCGCCACCTACCGATCTTGAGCGCTACCTCGGCAAGGTGGCGCGGCTACTGGGATTTGGAGACCGCGTTGCCCGTGGCGCCCAACACAGGCTCGAGCGGCGTTATGGGGTCCCTTTCAGCGCGCTGAAAGGAACGGATCTGGCTCCCGGTTTGTCTCAACCCGCCCTGATCGTGCATGACAACGGCGACAGGATCGTTCCGGCCTCGGAGGGTCGCGCCTTGGCCGACAACTGGCCAGGTGCCAAGCTGCATGTGACGGCCGGTCTGGGCCATGGGCGCATTCTGCGGGATGAGGCGGTTATTTCGCGTGTGGTGGAGCATCTTGCGCCCCAGAGAAAAGCTCCTGCGCGGTGA
- a CDS encoding MaoC family dehydratase, translating into MSMPTFAEINVGDALPPLTTKKITRTTLALFAGASGDHNPIHIDIDFAKRAGMPDVFAHGMLNMAYLGRLLTGWVPQSALREFTTRFVAITQVHAVITCTGKVVEKRDGNLVALEIEASDQNGEVKLAGTALIELP; encoded by the coding sequence ATGAGCATGCCAACCTTTGCAGAGATCAATGTGGGCGACGCGCTTCCGCCGCTGACCACCAAGAAGATCACCCGCACCACGCTTGCCCTGTTCGCCGGGGCCTCGGGCGATCACAACCCGATCCATATCGATATCGATTTCGCCAAACGCGCAGGCATGCCGGATGTCTTTGCCCATGGCATGCTGAACATGGCCTATCTGGGCCGCCTCCTTACGGGCTGGGTGCCGCAATCGGCCTTGCGCGAATTCACCACCCGCTTCGTGGCGATCACCCAGGTGCATGCGGTGATCACCTGCACCGGCAAGGTGGTGGAAAAGCGCGACGGCAATCTGGTGGCGCTGGAAATCGAAGCTTCCGATCAAAACGGTGAGGTCAAACTGGCCGGAACCGCCCTGATCGAGCTGCCATAA
- the pobA gene encoding 4-hydroxybenzoate 3-monooxygenase, whose protein sequence is MTVHKTQVAIIGGGPSGLLLSQLLHRKGIESIVLERQSRDYVLGRIRAGVLERGFVNLMREAGCAERMDAEGEVHEGFFIAHQGRNDRIDLEKYANGATVMVYGQTEVTRDLYEARDVMGGVVIHEAANVQPKDLKSDAPYVTYEKDGEEHRVDCDFIVGADGFHGVSRKSIPSDVLKEYEKVYPFGWLGVLSETKPVSPELIYARHERGFALCSLRSQVLSRYYIQVPLTDKPEDWSDDAFWEELKRRLPEDVAAGLETGPTIEKSIAPLRSFVAEPMRYGNLFLAGDAAHIVPPTGAKGLNSAASDIFYLYHGFMDHYLKGDSAGLDGYSEKALARVWKAERFSWWMTRLLHLFPDAEEVDQRLQCADLDYLFSSEAAQASLAENYVGLPY, encoded by the coding sequence ATGACTGTTCACAAAACCCAGGTCGCAATCATTGGTGGGGGGCCGTCGGGGCTGCTTTTGTCGCAGCTTCTGCACCGCAAGGGGATCGAAAGCATCGTCTTGGAGCGTCAGAGCCGAGATTATGTCCTTGGGCGCATTCGAGCGGGTGTGCTTGAGCGTGGTTTCGTCAACCTGATGCGGGAAGCGGGATGCGCAGAGCGTATGGATGCCGAGGGTGAGGTGCACGAGGGTTTCTTCATCGCTCATCAGGGGCGCAATGATCGCATCGATCTTGAAAAATATGCGAATGGTGCCACCGTGATGGTTTATGGACAGACCGAGGTGACGCGTGACCTGTATGAGGCCCGTGACGTCATGGGCGGTGTGGTCATTCACGAGGCGGCCAATGTGCAACCCAAAGATCTTAAGTCTGATGCGCCTTATGTGACTTATGAAAAGGACGGCGAAGAGCACCGTGTGGATTGCGATTTCATCGTCGGTGCGGATGGTTTTCATGGGGTCAGCAGAAAGTCGATCCCGTCGGATGTGCTCAAGGAATACGAGAAGGTTTATCCCTTTGGCTGGCTCGGCGTCCTGTCAGAAACCAAGCCGGTCTCGCCCGAGTTGATCTACGCGCGGCACGAGCGCGGCTTTGCGCTGTGTTCATTGCGCAGTCAGGTTCTGAGCCGGTATTACATTCAGGTGCCACTCACGGACAAACCTGAAGACTGGTCTGATGACGCTTTCTGGGAAGAACTGAAGCGCCGTCTGCCAGAAGATGTTGCGGCCGGGCTTGAAACCGGACCGACGATCGAAAAGTCCATTGCCCCCTTGCGCAGTTTTGTGGCGGAACCGATGCGCTATGGCAACCTGTTCCTCGCTGGCGATGCCGCTCATATCGTGCCGCCAACCGGCGCCAAGGGGCTGAACTCGGCCGCGTCTGATATCTTCTATCTCTATCATGGTTTCATGGACCATTATTTGAAAGGCGACAGCGCCGGGCTTGATGGGTACTCCGAAAAGGCTCTGGCGCGCGTCTGGAAAGCAGAGCGTTTCAGTTGGTGGATGACCCGGTTGCTGCATCTCTTCCCGGACGCGGAAGAGGTGGATCAGCGCCTGCAATGCGCCGACCTTGATTATCTGTTCTCGTCCGAAGCTGCGCAGGCATCGCTCGCTGAGAATTACGTGGGACTGCCCTACTGA
- a CDS encoding lipid-transfer protein — MSTNVMVAGVGMTKFAKPGQNDPYTEMGAAAVRDALADAGLPYDAVQQAYAGYVYGDSTCGQAALYKVGMTGIPVMNVNNNCSTGSTALFMARQAVDSGAVDVALALGFEHMKPGALTSHWTDRPSPFDAFDAETDDLVGHPEIPLALRYFGGAGKSHMEKYGSTMLDLARIRAKASRHAVNNPLALFRNELTPEDVLESPMIWEGVMTRLMACPPTCGAAAAVVVSEAYAKKHGLGSNVQIVGQAMTTDYASTFEDHDMMKVVGYDMTAAASKQVQEQTGIGIEDVDVVELHDCFAHNEMITYEGLGLCPEGGASKFIADGDNTYGGKYVTNPSGGLLSKGHPLGATGLAQCYELTRQLRGTAGSTQVEGARTALQHNLGLGGACVVTMYQAQ, encoded by the coding sequence ATGTCTACAAATGTGATGGTCGCCGGAGTAGGCATGACCAAATTCGCCAAGCCCGGTCAAAATGACCCATACACAGAAATGGGCGCCGCCGCCGTGCGCGATGCGCTGGCGGATGCGGGCCTTCCCTATGATGCGGTGCAGCAGGCCTATGCGGGCTATGTCTATGGCGACAGTACCTGCGGGCAGGCCGCTCTGTACAAAGTGGGCATGACCGGCATTCCGGTGATGAACGTGAACAACAACTGCTCGACTGGGTCGACGGCCCTGTTCATGGCGCGTCAGGCAGTGGATTCCGGCGCAGTTGATGTGGCGCTGGCGCTGGGTTTTGAACACATGAAGCCCGGCGCACTGACCTCGCATTGGACAGACCGGCCCAGCCCATTTGATGCCTTTGACGCGGAAACCGACGATCTGGTTGGCCACCCCGAAATCCCGCTAGCTCTGCGTTACTTCGGCGGCGCAGGCAAATCGCACATGGAAAAATACGGCTCCACCATGCTGGATCTGGCCCGCATCCGCGCCAAGGCCAGCCGCCATGCCGTGAACAACCCCCTCGCCCTCTTCCGCAATGAGCTGACCCCCGAAGACGTGCTGGAGAGCCCGATGATCTGGGAGGGCGTCATGACCCGCCTGATGGCCTGCCCGCCAACTTGCGGCGCGGCGGCTGCCGTGGTGGTGAGCGAAGCCTATGCCAAGAAACATGGCCTTGGCAGCAATGTTCAGATCGTGGGTCAGGCAATGACCACCGATTATGCCAGCACCTTTGAAGACCACGACATGATGAAGGTCGTCGGCTATGACATGACCGCCGCCGCCTCCAAACAGGTGCAGGAGCAGACCGGCATCGGCATCGAAGACGTCGATGTGGTCGAACTGCACGACTGTTTCGCCCACAACGAGATGATCACATACGAAGGGCTGGGTCTCTGCCCCGAGGGCGGGGCCTCCAAGTTCATCGCCGATGGCGACAACACCTATGGAGGCAAATATGTGACCAATCCCTCGGGCGGGCTGCTCTCCAAGGGGCATCCCCTAGGCGCGACCGGCCTCGCGCAGTGCTACGAGCTGACCCGTCAGCTGCGCGGCACCGCAGGCAGCACGCAAGTGGAAGGCGCCCGCACCGCGCTGCAGCACAATCTTGGCCTTGGTGGCGCCTGTGTCGTCACCATGTATCAGGCGCAGTGA
- a CDS encoding TetR/AcrR family transcriptional regulator gives MSVITGRQLFGATIEHGTVTGIAMGNKTWTQTADSRSAQREIKRRAVLMAGARLFNDQGYEQTSLEDIAAALNITKRTIYYYVQSKEDILFGCQQLSLEFLADVMESSRDESLPVQERISRLVGGYCEWVSTDLGASLAMVRPYSLSPERREALHEGKARFDFQLRALIEQGIREGVIRHCDPRLVAAGVFGALNWIPFWNRTARPVPHEEIAEQYLAMIMNGLLPSPQKPDA, from the coding sequence ATGAGTGTAATTACCGGGCGTCAATTGTTTGGGGCCACGATTGAGCATGGGACGGTGACGGGCATTGCGATGGGGAACAAGACCTGGACACAGACGGCTGATAGCCGAAGTGCGCAGCGTGAGATCAAGCGCCGCGCGGTGTTGATGGCGGGGGCACGTCTGTTCAACGATCAAGGCTATGAGCAGACCTCGTTGGAGGATATCGCGGCGGCGCTCAACATCACCAAGCGGACAATCTATTATTACGTGCAAAGCAAGGAGGATATCCTGTTCGGCTGCCAGCAGCTGAGTCTTGAATTCCTTGCTGATGTGATGGAGAGCAGCCGCGACGAAAGCCTGCCCGTTCAGGAGCGAATTTCGCGGCTGGTTGGCGGGTATTGCGAATGGGTTTCGACTGACTTGGGCGCCAGCCTTGCTATGGTGCGTCCATACAGCCTGTCGCCTGAGCGGCGCGAGGCCCTTCACGAGGGCAAGGCGCGGTTCGATTTTCAATTGCGCGCATTGATCGAACAGGGGATCCGGGAGGGGGTGATCCGTCACTGCGACCCTCGGCTTGTCGCGGCCGGCGTGTTCGGGGCGCTGAACTGGATCCCGTTCTGGAACCGGACCGCGCGTCCAGTGCCCCACGAGGAGATTGCCGAGCAATATCTGGCCATGATCATGAATGGCCTTCTGCCGTCGCCGCAAAAACCCGATGCCTGA